One window of the Triticum dicoccoides isolate Atlit2015 ecotype Zavitan chromosome 3B, WEW_v2.0, whole genome shotgun sequence genome contains the following:
- the LOC119275067 gene encoding transcription factor MYBS1-like: MLRLPEVHTIVLSRGQGQRNCFLLLHPSFVRACVPSIGMARKCSSCGHNGHNSRTCSGHRGMESGGGGLRLFGVQLQVGAAPLKKSFSMECLSSSASAYNAAAAAVGVAASNSSSSVSSSSSLVSVEESPEKMGQGYLSDGLMGRAQERKKGVPWTEDEHRRFLGGLEKLGKGDWRGISRHFVTTRTPTQVASHAQKYFLRQAGLAQKKRRSSLFDVVEKNGDRGTTERRHRLKPDATSSVDAMGLTFPALSLGASRPRPDAALPPCLTLMPSCSPPSSSASRAPKLPPSLGLVANANPPRQAPDLELKISSTAARKTDKQAGAAAGSSPFSGTIRVT; this comes from the exons ATGCTACGTCTCCCCGAAGTCCACACCATCGTCTTATCTCGGGGCCAGGGCCAGAGGAATTGCTTCCTTCTTCTCCATCCTTCCTTCGTTCGAGCTTGTGTGCCGTCGATTGGCATGGCGAGGAAATGCTCGAGCTGCGGCCACAATGGCCACAACTCGAGGACCTGCAGCGGGCACCGAGGCatggagagcggcggcggcgggctgagGCTGTTTGGGGTGCAGCTGCAGGTGGGCGCTGCGCCTCTCAAGAAGAGCTTTAGCATGGAGTGCCTGTCGTCGTCGGCGTCGGCGTACAacgcggcggccgcggcggtgGGTGTTGCCGCGTCCAACTCATCGTCGTccgtgtcgtcgtcgtcgtcgctggtcTCGGTGGAGGAGAGCCCGGAGAAGATGGGCCAGGGGTACCTCTCCGACGGACTCATGGGAAGGGCTCAAGAGAGGAAGAAAG GGGTTCCATGGACCGAGGACGAGCACCGGAGGTTCCTGGGCGGCCTGGAGAAGCTGGGGAAAGGCGACTGGCGAGGCATCTCCCGGCACTTCGTCACCACACGCACGCCGACGCAGGTCGCCAGCCACGCTCAGAAGTACTTCCTCCGGCAGGCCGGCCTCGCGCAGAAGAAGCGGCGGTCCAGCCTCTTCGACGTG GTCGAGAAAAATGGCGACAGGGGAACCACCGAGCGTCGTCACAGGCTGAAACCCGATGCTACCAGCTCCGTGGACGCGATGGGATTAACATTCCCTGCTCTTTCCCTGGGCGCCAGCCGGCCGAGGCCGGACGCGGCGCTACCGCCGTGCCTGACACTGATGCCGAgctgctcgccgccgtcgtcgtccgcGAGCCGTGCACCGAAGCTCCCTCCTTCCCTGGGCCTGGTGGCAAATGCGAATCCTCCCCGGCAGGCGCCTGACCTGGAGCTCAAGATCTCGTCGACAGCCGCCCGGAAGACCGACAAGCAGGCCGGTGCGGCCGCCGGCTCGTCGCCTTTTTCCGGAACCATCAGGGTCACCTAG